One Nocardia farcinica genomic region harbors:
- a CDS encoding alpha/beta hydrolase, with translation MTVPTGHPPYRFAWDPDVAVLVAAIESHRAGTLRDGGVAAARRSLESIVRPPGPAMASVRDASIEGPHGDIPVRVYRPHTAPESDASALVWFHGGGMIMGSLHSFDRLARDIADATGAVVVNVEYRLAPEHRYPVANDEAYAALCWLHENAAAWGVARSRIGVGGDSAGGSMAAATALRSRDEAGPGIAQQVLFYPGIERRTDRPSMREFGDSPFLTAADIDWMKSLYLGEDPATDDAYGVPALADSLAGLPPAIIAVGYADPLRDAVEAYGDRLRAAGVPTAQLRYPGMGHGFAMQTANVARARAAMAEVGALVAARFRQEP, from the coding sequence GTGACCGTTCCGACCGGGCACCCGCCCTACCGCTTCGCCTGGGACCCCGATGTCGCCGTCCTCGTCGCGGCCATCGAGAGCCACCGGGCGGGCACGCTGCGCGATGGCGGCGTGGCCGCGGCGCGCCGCTCGCTCGAATCGATCGTGCGCCCGCCCGGCCCGGCGATGGCGTCGGTGCGCGACGCCTCGATCGAGGGCCCGCACGGCGACATCCCGGTGCGCGTCTACCGCCCGCACACCGCCCCGGAGTCGGACGCATCCGCCCTGGTGTGGTTCCACGGCGGCGGCATGATCATGGGCTCGCTGCACTCCTTCGACCGGCTCGCCCGCGATATCGCCGACGCCACCGGTGCCGTGGTGGTCAACGTCGAGTACCGGCTCGCGCCCGAGCACCGCTACCCCGTCGCCAACGACGAGGCCTACGCGGCACTGTGCTGGCTGCACGAGAACGCCGCGGCCTGGGGTGTGGCGAGGTCCCGGATCGGGGTCGGCGGCGACAGCGCGGGCGGCAGCATGGCCGCGGCCACCGCCCTGCGCAGCCGCGATGAGGCCGGGCCCGGCATCGCCCAGCAGGTGCTGTTCTATCCCGGGATCGAACGCCGCACCGACCGGCCCTCGATGCGGGAGTTCGGTGATTCACCCTTCCTGACCGCCGCCGACATCGATTGGATGAAGAGCCTCTACCTCGGCGAGGACCCGGCGACCGACGACGCGTACGGTGTTCCCGCACTGGCCGATTCGCTCGCCGGCCTGCCCCCGGCGATCATCGCCGTCGGCTATGCCGACCCGTTGCGGGACGCCGTCGAAGCCTACGGCGACCGCCTCCGCGCGGCGGGCGTGCCCACCGCGCAACTGCGCTATCCGGGAATGGGCCACGGTTTCGCCATGCAGACGGCGAACGTGGCGCGTGCCCGCGCGGCGATGGCCGAGGTCGGCGCGCTGGTGGCCGCGCGGTTCCGGCAGGAGCCCTGA
- a CDS encoding GntR family transcriptional regulator encodes MSRQSGSAAAAEGGRDVGRATGRVVEEIERLIVSGELLPGQPIRQVLMAEQLGVSRLPIREALRHLTAAGLVEHQPNVGYTVARLRQSDFDQIYLMRAALEPEVLRSLPPFPDDAVAEVTRLGALVTTAAEDGDILAMRLHNHAFHFAIFDRSPLNLVVAEVRRLWTLAMPYHAAYLYDPAARARVVAEHDQMIDALARHDNERLVTLMDEHRHGGETSTGIMLRATRTAADRARDPDIPEE; translated from the coding sequence GTGAGCAGGCAGAGCGGCAGTGCAGCGGCAGCGGAAGGCGGTCGCGACGTCGGCCGCGCCACCGGACGGGTGGTCGAGGAGATCGAACGGCTGATCGTGAGCGGGGAACTGCTGCCCGGTCAGCCCATCCGGCAGGTACTGATGGCCGAGCAACTCGGCGTCAGCCGACTGCCCATCCGCGAGGCGCTGCGCCACCTCACCGCCGCGGGCCTGGTCGAACATCAGCCCAACGTCGGCTACACCGTCGCCCGCCTGCGGCAGAGCGATTTCGATCAGATCTACCTGATGCGCGCCGCGCTCGAACCCGAGGTGCTTCGCTCGCTGCCGCCCTTCCCCGACGACGCCGTCGCCGAGGTCACCCGCCTGGGCGCCCTGGTGACCACGGCCGCCGAAGACGGCGACATCCTCGCCATGCGCCTGCACAACCACGCCTTCCACTTCGCCATCTTCGACCGCTCCCCGCTGAACCTGGTGGTCGCCGAAGTGCGCAGGCTGTGGACGCTGGCGATGCCGTATCACGCCGCCTACCTCTACGACCCCGCCGCCCGCGCGCGGGTGGTGGCCGAACACGACCAGATGATCGACGCGCTGGCCCGCCACGACAACGAACGGCTCGTCACCCTGATGGACGAGCACCGCCACGGCGGGGAGACCAGCACCGGGATCATGCTTCGCGCCACCCGCACGGCCGCGGATCGCGCGCGGGATCCCGACATTCCCGAGGAGTAG
- a CDS encoding CaiB/BaiF CoA transferase family protein, translating into MSITTTDETVDGRAAWRAADTATGTGVLGGVRVLDLSRVLAGPYTAQMLADQGAEVIKVEGPGGDETRGWGPPFVDEGTSSAYYASLNHSKDNIGLDLSTDQGREILAHLLAGADIVIENFKAGTMARWGFDYETVLAERHPRLIYCRITGFGVDGPMGGLPGYDAVLQSFGGLMSINGYPDGNPLRVGVPIVDIVTANLAVNGILLALLERERSGRGQLVDMALLDSAISILHPHAANWIASGRVPQRTGDFHPTVVPYQVFRAADGDFFVSAANNRQFRSLVTTLGMPELAEDPRFADNGQRYIHRAELVAILAERIAGWQRTDLARRLEEAGVAAAPVNTVDEALQAEQTRHRGLFLETADYRGVGVPVKLSRSPHRMPRPAVPRGADTAAVLRAMGYRAEQIEAMRAAGIFGDP; encoded by the coding sequence ATGAGTATCACCACCACCGACGAGACCGTCGACGGCCGCGCCGCCTGGCGCGCCGCCGACACCGCGACCGGCACCGGCGTGCTCGGCGGAGTCCGGGTGCTCGACCTGAGCCGCGTGCTCGCCGGCCCGTACACCGCGCAGATGCTCGCCGACCAGGGCGCCGAGGTGATCAAAGTGGAGGGCCCGGGCGGGGACGAGACCCGTGGCTGGGGCCCGCCGTTCGTGGACGAGGGCACCAGCAGCGCCTACTACGCCAGCCTGAACCACAGCAAGGACAACATCGGCCTCGACCTGAGCACCGACCAGGGCCGCGAGATCCTGGCGCACCTGCTCGCCGGCGCGGACATCGTGATCGAGAACTTCAAGGCGGGCACCATGGCCCGGTGGGGATTCGACTACGAGACGGTGCTGGCCGAGCGGCATCCCCGCTTGATCTACTGCCGCATCACCGGTTTCGGCGTGGACGGGCCGATGGGCGGCCTGCCCGGGTACGACGCGGTATTGCAGTCCTTCGGCGGCCTGATGAGCATCAACGGCTACCCGGACGGCAATCCGCTCCGGGTCGGCGTGCCGATCGTCGACATCGTCACCGCGAACCTGGCGGTCAACGGAATCCTGCTGGCGCTGCTCGAGCGGGAACGCAGCGGGCGCGGCCAACTGGTCGACATGGCGCTGCTGGACTCGGCCATCTCGATCCTGCACCCGCACGCGGCCAACTGGATCGCCAGCGGCCGGGTGCCCCAGCGCACCGGCGACTTCCACCCGACGGTGGTGCCGTACCAGGTGTTCCGCGCCGCCGACGGCGACTTCTTCGTCAGCGCCGCCAACAACCGCCAGTTCCGCTCCCTGGTGACCACGCTCGGCATGCCCGAGCTGGCCGAGGATCCGCGCTTCGCCGACAACGGGCAGCGCTACATCCACCGCGCGGAACTCGTCGCGATCCTGGCCGAACGCATCGCCGGGTGGCAGCGCACGGACCTCGCGCGCCGGCTGGAAGAGGCCGGGGTGGCCGCCGCGCCGGTCAACACGGTGGACGAGGCGCTACAGGCCGAGCAGACCCGCCATCGCGGGCTGTTCCTGGAGACGGCGGACTACCGCGGCGTCGGGGTACCGGTGAAACTGAGCCGCTCGCCGCATCGCATGCCGCGCCCGGCGGTGCCGCGCGGCGCCGACACCGCCGCGGTGCTGCGGGCCATGGGTTACCGCGCCGAGCAGATCGAGGCCATGCGCGCTGCTGGTATCTTCGGAGACCCGTGA
- a CDS encoding acyl-CoA dehydrogenase family protein, translating to MTNWNNELLGAVAAMADRAGVDTTTPAAAPDRAFWNALSESGFTGIGIPEDQGGSGGTALDALSVLHAATTRGALTMLLEHTLASRIVAECTGGPATGPATPAFADGRCTVRRTAEGVVLDGTVTGVVHGAEAAVLVIVLPEPQAHPSVALVAAGAPGITVTRGSDLLGAAMDDYTFAGTPVDLHESPYTAADLEERGALAYTVALAAAAAAVRDRSVRYAAERTQFGRPLAKFQAVQQRLAGLTALAALLDTATAAAATADTATRRTAIAAAKVVASASAREVAAIGHQIHGALGFTSEHSLGRFTTALWSWRDRYGGERYWSHVLAGQILDDGADPWDLVTGATEPAAAEESAR from the coding sequence ATGACGAACTGGAACAACGAACTACTCGGGGCCGTCGCCGCGATGGCCGACCGCGCCGGAGTCGACACGACCACGCCGGCCGCCGCGCCCGATCGGGCGTTCTGGAACGCGCTCAGCGAGTCCGGCTTCACCGGAATCGGGATCCCGGAGGACCAGGGCGGCAGCGGCGGCACGGCCCTCGACGCACTGTCGGTACTGCACGCCGCCACCACCCGGGGCGCGCTCACCATGCTGCTCGAGCACACCCTGGCGAGCCGCATCGTCGCCGAGTGCACCGGGGGCCCGGCCACCGGCCCCGCCACGCCGGCCTTCGCCGACGGCCGGTGCACGGTGCGCCGGACCGCCGAGGGCGTGGTGCTCGACGGCACCGTCACCGGCGTCGTCCACGGCGCCGAGGCCGCGGTCCTGGTGATCGTGCTGCCCGAGCCGCAGGCACATCCGTCGGTCGCGCTCGTCGCCGCCGGCGCGCCCGGTATCACCGTGACCCGCGGCAGCGATCTTCTCGGCGCGGCCATGGATGACTACACCTTCGCCGGGACGCCCGTCGATCTGCACGAATCACCCTATACCGCAGCTGATTTGGAGGAGCGGGGAGCGCTGGCATACACCGTGGCGCTCGCCGCCGCGGCCGCGGCCGTCCGGGACCGGTCGGTCCGCTACGCCGCCGAGCGCACCCAATTCGGCCGGCCACTGGCCAAGTTCCAGGCCGTCCAGCAGCGCTTGGCCGGGCTCACCGCGCTCGCCGCGTTGCTGGACACCGCCACGGCGGCCGCCGCCACCGCCGATACCGCGACCCGACGCACCGCGATCGCGGCCGCCAAGGTGGTGGCCTCGGCATCCGCTCGGGAGGTAGCCGCGATCGGACACCAGATCCACGGCGCCCTCGGCTTCACCTCCGAGCACAGCCTCGGCCGCTTCACCACCGCGCTGTGGAGCTGGCGCGACCGCTACGGCGGCGAACGGTACTGGTCGCACGTGCTGGCCGGGCAGATCCTCGACGACGGCGCCGATCCCTGGGATCTCGTCACCGGCGCCACCGAACCCGCTGCCGCAGAGGAGAGTGCGCGATGA
- a CDS encoding acyl-CoA dehydrogenase family protein, which yields MTAVAAAVTDETLRDVRAEVRGFLRDRLAAGAFAPAPDNWMSGFDPAFSAELGARGWLGMTLPRRYGGHERSPAERFVVTEELLAHGAPVAAHWIADRQMAPGILANGSEAQKQRYLPGIAAGTLFFAIGMSEPDAGSDLAAVRTKATEHPDGSWTLSGTKVWTTGAHVAHAMVLLARTDGTPADRQTGLSQFLVDLDHPDIEVRPLRSIDGGAHFNEVVFHDAHVGAEALLGRRGAGWDQVMSELAFERSGPERYLSTMPLLRAWAAELRRAGATEQQRVTLGTLTARAWALRRMSLAVTTELAAGRKPDVLAAMVKDLGSTFEGDVVEAIRACTEVAPRRTGGEPFARLLATGILHTPAFTLRGGTNEILRGIVARGMGLR from the coding sequence ATGACCGCCGTCGCCGCAGCGGTCACCGACGAGACGTTGCGTGATGTCCGTGCGGAGGTGCGCGGATTCCTGCGCGACCGCCTCGCGGCCGGCGCCTTCGCCCCCGCGCCGGACAACTGGATGAGCGGCTTCGACCCCGCCTTCAGCGCCGAACTCGGCGCCCGCGGCTGGCTGGGCATGACACTGCCCCGACGATACGGCGGCCACGAGCGGTCGCCGGCCGAACGGTTCGTGGTCACCGAGGAACTGCTCGCCCACGGCGCGCCGGTCGCCGCGCACTGGATCGCCGACCGGCAGATGGCGCCGGGCATCCTCGCCAACGGCAGCGAGGCGCAGAAGCAGCGCTACCTGCCCGGAATCGCCGCGGGCACACTGTTTTTCGCCATCGGCATGAGCGAGCCGGACGCCGGTTCCGACCTCGCCGCCGTGCGCACCAAGGCGACCGAACACCCCGACGGCTCGTGGACGCTCAGCGGCACCAAGGTCTGGACCACCGGCGCCCACGTGGCCCACGCGATGGTCCTGCTGGCCCGCACCGACGGCACCCCGGCCGACCGGCAGACCGGGCTCTCCCAATTCCTGGTCGACCTGGACCACCCCGACATCGAGGTGCGCCCACTGCGCAGCATCGACGGCGGCGCACACTTCAACGAGGTCGTCTTCCACGACGCCCACGTCGGCGCCGAGGCCCTGCTCGGCCGCCGCGGCGCCGGCTGGGACCAGGTGATGAGCGAGCTGGCCTTCGAGCGTTCCGGCCCCGAACGCTACCTGTCCACCATGCCGCTGCTGCGCGCCTGGGCCGCCGAGCTACGCCGCGCCGGCGCCACCGAGCAGCAGCGAGTCACCCTCGGAACGCTCACCGCCCGCGCGTGGGCGCTGCGCCGGATGTCACTGGCGGTCACGACCGAGCTCGCCGCCGGCCGCAAGCCCGACGTGCTCGCGGCCATGGTGAAAGACCTCGGCTCCACCTTCGAGGGCGACGTCGTCGAGGCCATCCGCGCGTGCACCGAGGTCGCACCGCGCCGCACCGGCGGCGAGCCCTTCGCCCGGCTCCTCGCGACCGGCATCCTGCACACCCCCGCCTTCACCCTGCGCGGCGGCACGAACGAGATCTTGCGCGGAATCGTCGCGCGCGGAATGGGTTTGCGATGA
- a CDS encoding enoyl-CoA hydratase-related protein, whose amino-acid sequence MMPDTPVDAPSEPPVLTDYTDGVAQLTLNNPRRKNAISLDMAALIDDFCTRVESDPGIGAVVVRAAGAYFCSGADTRDLAASSADPASPEAVSRTSAVYGAFVRVGMLPVPTISRVVGGAVGAGLNLAMATDLMVTTPEARLESGFLARRIHPGGGHLALLGRAVGWSSTIALAACGLSLTGTEAVARGLAHLAVEESEMDARIDELTAPAATDPELTRRIMNSARLELGPPAVSWSSALEIERGVQMWSMSRKGEGSWSSRGPGR is encoded by the coding sequence ATGATGCCAGACACACCGGTCGACGCCCCGTCCGAACCGCCGGTCCTGACCGACTACACCGACGGTGTCGCGCAGCTGACCCTGAACAACCCCCGCCGCAAGAACGCGATCAGCCTCGACATGGCCGCGCTCATCGATGATTTCTGCACGCGCGTGGAGAGCGACCCCGGCATCGGCGCGGTCGTGGTCCGCGCGGCCGGCGCCTACTTCTGCAGTGGTGCCGACACCCGCGACTTGGCCGCCTCCTCGGCCGACCCCGCCTCGCCCGAGGCGGTGAGCCGCACCTCCGCCGTCTACGGCGCGTTCGTCCGCGTGGGCATGTTGCCGGTACCCACCATCTCCCGCGTCGTAGGCGGCGCGGTCGGCGCAGGCCTCAATCTCGCCATGGCCACCGACCTGATGGTGACCACACCCGAGGCCCGGCTGGAGAGCGGATTCCTGGCCCGCCGCATCCACCCGGGCGGCGGACATCTGGCCCTGCTCGGCCGTGCCGTCGGCTGGTCGAGCACGATCGCCCTTGCCGCCTGCGGCCTGTCGCTGACCGGCACCGAGGCGGTCGCGCGCGGACTGGCCCATCTCGCGGTCGAAGAGTCCGAAATGGACGCCCGCATCGATGAGTTGACCGCCCCGGCCGCCACCGACCCCGAACTCACCCGGCGGATCATGAACAGCGCCCGACTCGAGCTCGGCCCGCCCGCGGTGAGCTGGTCTTCGGCGTTGGAGATCGAACGCGGCGTGCAGATGTGGTCGATGTCGCGCAAGGGCGAGGGCTCCTGGTCGTCGCGAGGGCCGGGACGATGA
- a CDS encoding SDR family NAD(P)-dependent oxidoreductase: MFELDGRIALVTGAGQSVGEGIATVLARQGATVVVNDLFADRAQRVAEAIVAEGNKAIARAFDVTDYQATVAAVRSAEAELGHHVDILVNNAGVAEDRVSKPFRELTPEQWPPSIDLNIYGALNCIKAVIDGMCDNGWGRVVQISSGSARTGQNINVSMYATGKSGIEGFIRHLAAETGQYGVTANIVALGLQANLVHKMPPEQIERLIAGIPIGRLGDPIEVGAFCAYLASNEAGGMTGQTLDFNGGSQTR; this comes from the coding sequence GTGTTCGAGTTGGACGGACGAATTGCCCTGGTCACGGGCGCGGGTCAAAGCGTGGGGGAGGGGATCGCCACGGTGTTGGCGCGGCAGGGCGCGACCGTCGTGGTGAACGACCTGTTCGCCGATCGTGCGCAGCGGGTGGCCGAGGCCATCGTCGCCGAGGGCAACAAGGCGATCGCGCGCGCCTTCGACGTCACCGACTACCAGGCGACGGTGGCGGCGGTCCGCTCCGCCGAGGCCGAACTCGGCCACCACGTGGACATCCTGGTCAACAACGCGGGCGTCGCCGAGGACCGGGTGAGCAAGCCGTTCCGGGAACTCACCCCCGAGCAGTGGCCGCCCTCGATCGACCTCAACATCTACGGCGCGCTGAACTGCATCAAGGCGGTCATCGACGGAATGTGTGACAACGGCTGGGGTCGCGTGGTGCAGATCTCCTCGGGCTCGGCCCGTACCGGGCAGAACATCAACGTGTCGATGTACGCCACCGGCAAGAGCGGCATCGAGGGCTTCATCCGCCACCTCGCCGCCGAGACCGGCCAGTACGGGGTGACGGCCAACATCGTCGCGCTCGGCCTGCAGGCCAACCTGGTGCACAAGATGCCGCCCGAACAGATCGAGCGGCTCATCGCGGGCATCCCGATCGGGCGGCTCGGCGACCCCATCGAGGTCGGTGCGTTCTGCGCGTACCTGGCCTCGAACGAAGCCGGCGGCATGACCGGCCAGACCCTGGACTTCAACGGCGGGTCGCAGACGCGATGA